CGGCACGGCATAGCCGTATGCGCCGTACGCATAGAGGTGGAGGGGGCCGGGACCTTCGGGCCGGTCCTTGCGATAGACCAGGCTGACCGGAACCATCGTGCCGTCGCGCGCCTCGATCTCCAGCCGCTCGGTCACGTAGAGCTCGCGGTCGTAGCCGCTCGGGATCTCCTGCACCTTCAGCGTTTCGAGCCGCCCGTCGGTGAGGTGGTAATCGAACACCGTGCCGGGCGTGACCATGCTCTGGTACGACAGGCGCAGCACGTCCTGGTCCCATTCGGGATTGTTCGACAGCCCGGCGGTGTAGCTCGCTTCGGGAAAGGCGATGGGCAGCGCTTCGCCGGGATTTTCGTACCGGCGGATCTGCACCTGGTCGAGCCCGCCGAGGCGGCCTTCGGTGACCATGAAGCCTTCGAACAGGTCGACATCGGTGAGGTAGAATTCGTCCGATCCTGCCAGCACTTCGGTCCATTCGCCCGGTGCGTCGATGCTCGCGCTGGCGAGGCGGAAGTTCACATGCGTATCGTTGGTGTGGATGTAGAGCGTGTCGCCCTTCATATCGACGGAGTATTCGGTGCCCTTCTGCCGCGGGCGGACCAGCACCTGCTCGCCCGTGGGATCGGCGGCGGAAACGAAGCGGACCTCGCTCGTCTCGTTGTCGCCGGTGCCGATCACCAGCCATTCGCGGTTGCTGGACAGCCCCGCGCCGACGCGAAAGCCCTCGTCTTCCTCGCGGTAAAGCTCGACATCCTGTTCCACCGGCGTGCCGATGCGGTGGAGCCGCGCGTTGTCGACGCGCCAGTTGGCGTTGGCCTTGCCATAAACGAGCGCCGTGTCGTTCGCGACCCAGGTCAGGCCAGACAGGGTTTCCGGGATCACGTCGTCCAGCAATTCGCCGGTGCGCAGGTCCTTGATCCGCGCGGTGAAGCGTTCGGAACCGTTGTCGTCGAAACTATAGGCGAGGAAATTGCCGTCCTCGCTGACGGAGGTGGACCCGAGGCGGAAATATTCCTTCCCTTCGGCAAGGGCGTTTTCGTCGAGGATCAGGACGTCGGCGCTGCCGTCATCCGCCGCGCCGACCGGGCGGCGCCAGTGCTTGCGGTATTCTGCGCCTTCCTCGAACGTGGACCAGTAAAGCCAGTCGCCGTCCTTCTGGGGCACGGAGCTGTCGTCTTCCTTGATGCGCGCCCGCATCTCCTCGAACAGTTCCTCGACCAGCGCCTCGCGCGGGGCCATCCGCGCTTCGAACCAGGCGTTTTCCGCCTTCACGTATTCCAGCACCTCGGCATCGTCGATCTCGGGATAGGACTTGTCGTACAGCCAGTCGTACGGGTCCTCGATCGTCACGCCGTGGCGGGTGAAGCTGTGCGCGCGCTGCTCCGCAACGGGAGGCGCGGTGGGGGCGGTGGTCTGTTCGTCCATGGATGTCTCTTGCGCCAGGGCCGGCATGGCGGCGCAGGCGAGTATTGCGAAAAGGGCGGGAAAGGCGATGCGCATGGTGCGGCTCCGCAGGTGAGGATTGTGCGGCAGGCTCTATGGCAGGCGAGGGGTTGCTGCAACCGTCCTTCGTCTGTTTGAAAGGCGATGCGCAAAGGGAGGCGTTTGCATCGCAATGTGCTATGTTCCGGGTCCAGACTCCGCTTGCACCTGCAGCGGGGAGCGCCCACCTGCTTTGGTGAGAACCACAGACTCGAGACCCACGGACCGATTGCCATGCTGATGAAGACCCCCGACGAACAGACTCTCGCCGCCCGCCTCAAGGCCCTGCGCGAAGAGCTGGCGAAACGCGGGCTCGACGGCTTCATCGTCCCCATTTCCGACGAGCACATGAGCGAATACGTCGGCGATTATGCCCAGCGGCTGGAATGGATTTCCGGCTTCGCGGGCAGCGCCGGCAGCGCGCTGGTGATGCAGGACCGCGCGGTGATGTTCACCGACGGCCGCTACACGATCCAGGTGCGCGAGCAGGTCGATCCCGCGCATTGGGAATACGAAAGCGTGCCGCAGACCAGCATCGCGAAGTGGCTTAAGGAAAACGCGAAGGACGGCGCGCGCATCGGCTACGACGCGTGGCTGCACGACCGCGGCTTTGCGAAAGCGGTGCACGCCGTGCTGCAGGCCAAGGGCGGCGAGATCGTGGAAGTGGACGGCAATCCCATCGACGCCGTGTGGGACGATCGCCCCGCCCCCTCCCCGGCCAAGGCCCTGCCCTATGAGACAGAGCTGGCCGGCCGCTCCAGCGCCGAAAAGCGCGCCGAGATCGCCGAATGGCTGAAAGCCGAGAAGCTGGATGCGACCGTCATCTCCGCGCTCGACAGCGTTGCCTGGCTGCTCAACCTGCGCGGCGAGGACGTGACGCACACGCCCGTCACCCTGTCCTACGTCATCGCCCATGCGGACGGCACGGCGGACTTCTTCATCGCCGGCGAGAAGGTCTCGCCCGAACTGACCCAGCACCTGGGCAACGCTGTGCGCATCCGCGAGCGGATGGATTTCGAAGGCGCGCTGAAAGACATGAAGGGCAAGCGCGTCGCCGTGGACCCCGCCCTCTCGGTCGCCGCGATCCCGCAGGCGCTGGAAGAAGGTGGCGCGGTCGTGGTGGCGGAGCGCGACCCAACCATCGTGCCCAAGGCGCGCAAGAACGCCGTCGAGCAGCAGGGCCAGCGCGACGCGCAGATCCGCGACGGTGCGGCGATTGCCAAGTACCTCCATTACCTTTCAGTCGAGGGTCCGAAGGGCGAGCTCGACGAGCTGAAGGCCGCCGCGCAGCTGCTCGCCTTCCGCAAGGAATATCCGGACCTAAAAGACATCAGCTTCGACACGATCTCCGCCGCCGGACCGCACGCCGCCCTGCCGCATTACCGGGTGGACGAGAATTCCAACCTTCCGATCGAGCCGAACAGCGTCTTCCTGTGCGATTCTGGCGGCCAGTATCCGGACGGCACCACCGACATCACCCGCACCGTGTGGATCGGCCCCGATGCGCCGCCCGCCGAAGTGGTCGACCGCTTCACCCGTGTGCTCAAGGGGCACATCGCGCTTGCCCGGCAGGTCTTCCCCGATGGCACGACCGGCGGCCAGCTCGACGTGCTGGCCCGGATGCACCTGTGGCAGGCCGGCCTCGACTATGCCCACGGCACCGGCCACGGCGTCGGCGCCTATCTCGCCGTCCACGAAGGGCCGCAGCGCATTGCCAAGCCCGCGGGCGGGCAGGCTGGAACCGGCGAGCCGCTGCGCAGCGGCATGATCTGTTCGAACGAGCCCGGCTTCTACAAGGCCGGCGAATACGGCATCCGGATCGAAAACCTCGTCATCATCCAGCCGAGCGACAAGAGCGGCGATTTCGGCGATTTCCTGGAATTCGAGACCACGACCTTCGCCCCGATCGACCGCACGCTGGTCGATGCAGAAATGCTCACTTCGGAAGAGCGTGACTGGTGGAACGCCTATCACGCGCGGACCCGCGAGCTGCTCGCGCCCCAGCTCGAAGGCGATGTGCTGGCTTGGCTGGAGGATGCCTGCCAGCCGATCTGACCGCAAGCGTGCTCTGCCGGGCAGGGTCGTCTTGCTGCTCGCCCGATGTTCGCGTAATGTTCCAACCAGTCGCAAGGGTTTGCGAGTCGGCAGGAGCAAGCAGATGATCGGTTACGTCACACTGGGCACCAACGATTTGCAGGGTAGCGCGCCCTTTTACGATGCCATTGCGAAAGAGCTGGGCGTCGGAAGGATGATGGATTTCGACACGTTCATCGCCTGGGGCGGCATGGACGGTAAACCGGGCGTCGCACTGACCCAGCCGTTCGATGGAAACGAGGCGAGCGTCGGCAACGGCACGATGGTGGCGCTGGAATGCAGCGGGCCGGAACAGGTGCGCAAACTGCACTCTATCGCGCTCAACGCCGGCGGCACGGACGAAGGTGCCCCGGGTCCGCGCGGCGATGCGGACGAGGGCGGGAATTTCTTCTACGCCGCCTATTTCCGCGACCGCGACGGCAACAAGCTCAACGCGTTCTGTATGACGAAGGAAAGGAACTGACCGATGGCCAAGACGCACAAGCTCAGGGACGAATTCATCCACCTCGGCCTTGGCGCCACAGCCGTGCCGCAGTCACCCTTCGCGGGGATGGAGTGGTACGAGGCCTATGGCGAGCGGCATGGCGCGGACGGGGCCGAAGGCAGGCTGGTCTCAATGCATCGCTTCACCGAGGATTGGGACAGCTGGGAAGTCCATCCCGCCGGTAGCGAAGTGGTAATCTGCATCGAAGGCGCAATGGTTCTGACGCAGGAATGGCCCGACGGACGCACCGGACAGGTTACGCTGGCCGCCGGCGAATACGCGATCAACGAGCCCGGCGTGTGGCACACCGCCGACGTGGCCGAAAGCGCCACGGCGATCTTCATCACCTCCGGCCTCGGCACGGAGCATCGGCCCCGGTAGCTGGCCGCGAAATTGGCCCTCGCATGAACGGCGCGCCCGTGCTGCGACACTTTGCGACACTTTCGCAGCGACCCGGCAAATTCATGCGACACCTCGCCCCTAGAACGGCAAATGTGAGTTGCGAAGTCGCCGGGCCGGTCCCCTCTCCCTCCCCCCCCCGAAGGTCCGGCGCTTCGCAGCTCCCCCGATTTGTTCTAAGGAGCCGAAACCATGAAGAGACTGACCATCGCAATCTCCACCGCCGCCCTGCTGGCCGGCGGCGCCGCCTACGCCCAGAGCGCAGACCGCAACGCCGACACGACCCGCGCCGAAGCGATCGAGCGCACCGCAGAACGGTTCGCCAAGATGGACGCCAACGATGACGGCGTGCTCGATGCCGAAGACCGCGAAGCGCGCGCCGGACAGATGTTCGACCGCCTCGACGCGAACGGCGACGGCATGATCAGCCGCACCGAGTTCGAAACGCACCATGCGGAGCGCCGCGAACAGCGCGCCGAACGTCGCGGTGAACGTGGCGAGCGCCAGGAACGTGAATGGGGTCGGCGCGGAGGCCGCGGCCATCGCGGCGACATGGCGATGATGCGCCGCGCCGACACCGACGGCAACGGCGCGATCTCGCAGGCCGAATTCCAAGCCGCCGCCCTCGCCCGCTTCGACCGCGCGGATGCCGACAACAATGGCGTCGTCACCGCGGCCGAGAAGCAGTCCGCCCGCGCCGCGATGCGCGAAACGCGCCAGCAGCGCCGCGGCAATTGAGCGAAGACGCACCCGTCCGGGTCCTGCTCGTCGATGACGAGCGGACCCTGCGCGAACCCCTGGCCGAGTATCTCACCGGCCAGGGGTTTGTCGTGACCGAGGCGGACAGCGCCGCCGCTGCCCGCTCGCGCCTGCTGGAAGGGCGCGCCGACATCGCGCTGGTCGATATCATGATGCCCGGCGAGGACGGTCTGTCGCTGACGCGGCACCTGGTCGAAGCGCAGGACCTGCCGACCATATTGCTGACCGCCAAGGGCGAAGCGACCGACCGCATCGTCGGGCTGGAAATCGGCGCGGACGATTATGTCACCAAGCCGTTCGAGCCGCGCGAGCTTGTCGCCCGCATCCGCTCGGTCCTCCGCCGCGCGGGGCGCAGCGCAGAGGATGCCTATCCCGGCGAGACGGCGCGTTACGAATTCGAAGGCTGGCAGCTCGATCCGCTGAAACAGCGCCTGACCGATCCGGACGGCGCGACCGTACCGATCAGCACGACCGAATTCCGCCTCCTCACCGTCCTCCTCGACCATCCGCGCCAGGTCATGCACCGCGACCGGCTGCTCGAAATGGTCAAAGGGCGCGAGGCCCATGCCTTCGACCGCGCGGTCGACAACCAGGTCAGCCGCCTGCGCCGCAAGATCGAGGCAGACCCGAAGGATCCGAAGCTGATCCAGACGGTGTGGGGCGGCGGCTATCGACTTGCCGCCGAAGTCCGCCGTGTGGCTGGACCGAAGGACTGAACGTCGTGCGCCTGTGGCCCCGCAGTCTGCTCGGCCAGATGCTGCTCGCCGTGGCGCTGGCGCTGCTGGTGGCGCAGTCAATCTCGGTCGTCCTGCAGTATCGCGCGGCGCAAGAGCGCGCCGCCGACCTCGTCGCCACCACCGTGGCCGTGCGTCTGGCTGAGCGAGTGGGGTCCGAGCGGATCGGCGACGAGCGCCCCCAGCGTTTCGAACGCCGCCGCGGGCGCGGATCGGATCGCGGGTTGCGCCGGTTCGCGATCATCGAAACGGCCGCGCCGGAGTTGCCCGACGCGCCGCGTCTGCCACGCCTCGAAAACGCCGTCCGCGACAGTCTCGACGGGCAGGCCATCGCCGTCACCGAGCTGCGCGCGCAGATCGTTGAAACCACCGCCGACCCGCTCGCGCGCCGGTTCCTCCAGGACCGCCCGCGCCTTGCCGCCCGGCGCCCGCTGCCCGGGCGGCTCGCTGTCATTTCCATCCTGCCGCAGGGCAGCGCCATGTGGCTGCAGGCCCGCGTCCCCGTGCCCGAACGGCCGGACGGCGCGCTGGGGGCGATCCTGCTCCAGACCCTCCTCCTCTACCTCGTCCTCATCGGTATCCTGTGGCTGGTCCTGCGCCGCATCGTCGGTCCCTTGCGCGGCCTCACGGCCCGGGTGGAGGATTTCGCCCGTAGCCAGTCCGCCGCCGCGCCGCTGGAACCCGCCGGGCCGGACGAGAGCCGCCGCCTGATCGCCGCGCATAATGCGCTGGAAAGCCGGATCGTCGCCCTGCTCGACGAGAAGGACGTGATGCTCGGCGCGATTGGCCACGACCTCAAGACTCCGCTCGCCGCGCTGCGCGTCCGCATCGAAAGCGTCGAGAACGAGGCTGCGCGCGCCAAGATGGTCGCCAGTATCGAGGATATCGCCCGGTCGCTCGACGACATACTGACGCTGGCGCGCGTGGGCCGGCCGACCGACGCGGCGGAGCGGATCGAACTGTCCGCCCTCGCCGCCGCGCTGGTCGAGGAATATGAGGATATGGGCGAGCCCGTGACACTGGGCGAAACCGCGCGCATGGCCGCCCCGGCGCATGCCACGTGGCTCAGGCGGGCGCTGCGCAACCTCGTCGGCAATGGCCTGCGCTATGCCGAAAATGTGCGGCTGTCGCTCGTCCGCGAAGGCAACGAGGCAGTCTTCACCGTGTCCGACGACGGGCCCGGCATCCCCGATAAGGACATGGTCGCGATGCTGGAACCCTTCCGCCGCGGCGAAATGTCGCGCAACCGCGACACGGGCGGCGCGGGCCTGGGCCTCACCCTGGCGCGTGCCATCGCGCAGCAGCACGGCGGAACGCTGACGCTCGCCAACCGCGCCGCGACCGACGAAATGCCGTCCGGGCTCGACGCACGGCTTCGCATCCCGCTGTAATCGCTCGCCCGCGCGCCCGGTGGGTGATATTGCCCGCCATCCATATCCGGGGGAGCCCAAACATGCGTATATCCTTGATCGCCCTTTCGAGCGCGCTGGCACTGTCGGCGTGCGCCACCGTTCCCGCCCAAACCGCCTCCCCGGCGATGCCCGAGGCGGCCGGCCCGCAGCCGCTTTCCGCCAGCATCCCCAGCGACCTGCCGCGCGGCGCGGCGCCCAGCCACTATCGCATCCACATCGTGCCCGACATCGCCAACCTGACCTTTGCCGGGCGCGGTTCGATCGAACTGGAAGTGTTCGAGCCGATCGACGCGCTGGTCCTCCACGCTAACGACCTCGAGATTACCGAGGCTCGGCTTTACAACCACGCGGGCGGCACGCGGTCGGACTTCAGCCAAGCGTTCGATGCCGAAAAGCAGACCGTCAGCTTCTCCGACGGCACGATAATCCAGCCGGGGCGCTATCGCTTCGACACGGTTTACACCGGCACGATCAACCAGCAGGCGAACGGCCTGTTCGCGCTCGATTACCCGGACAAGCGGACGGGCGAGCCGACGCGCAGCCTGTTCACCCAGTTCGAAGCGCCCGACGCGCGCCGCTTCGCCCCGATGTTCGACGAGCCGAGCTACAAGGCGACGTTCGACCTCTCCGCCGATGTGCCCGCGAACATGATGGCGGTCGGCAACATGCCGGTGAAATCGGAAGAACCGATGGGCGCGCTGAAACGCGTCACGTTCGACACCAGCCCGAAGATGTCGAGCTACCTGCTGTTCTTCGCGCTGGGCGACTTCGAACGGATCACGGACACCGCCGCCGACGGGACCGTCACCGGCATCGTTTCGCCTGCGGGCAGCGGCGAACAGGCGCGCTACGCCCTGGAATCGCTGACCCCGCTCAACGGCTGGTTCAACGACTATTTCGGCGTCGACTACCCGCTGCCCAAGCTCGATAACGTCGCCGCGCCCGGCAGCAGCCAGTTCTTCGGCGCAATGGAGAACTGGGGCAGCATCCTGACCTTCGAAAGCATCCTGCTGTTCGATCCGGCCAATTCCACCGCCTCCACCAGGCAGTCGATCTACGCCGTCCAGGCGCACGAGGTCGCGCACCAGTGGTTCGGCAACATCGTCACCATGGCGTGGTGGGACGATTTGTGGCTGAACGAAGGCTTCGCCAGCTGGATGGAAACCAAGACCACGGCGCGTTTCAATCCGGACTGGTACCCGCTGCTGGGCCGGGTCGGCGCGCGGGAAAGCGCCATGCGGCTCGACGCCTTTCCCACCACCCACCCGGTGATCCAGGAAATCCGCACGGTCGAACAGACCAACCAGGCCTTCGACCAGATCACCTATTCGAAGGGCGAGGCGGTGATTTCCATGTTCGAAGCCTTTGCCGGCGAGGACGTGTGGCGCGACGGTATCCGCCGCTACATGGCACGCCACCAGTATGGCAACACGGTGAGCGAGGACCTGTGGCGCGCGGTGGAGGAAGCGGGCGCGACCGGCCTGGTCGATGTCGCGCGCGATTTCACCACCAAGGCCGGCATTCCGCTGGTGACGCTGAACAGCGCCACCTGCAGCGGCGGCAAGACCACGCTGGCGGTCAGCCAGGGCGAATACCGCCGCGGCGACTGGTCGGGCGTGACCGAGGCTGCACCGGACTGGCGCATCCCGCTGCTGATTTCCATCGACGGCGCCGCGCCGCAGCGCCGCGTGTTCGGCGAACAAAGCGCGACCTACACGCTCGACGGGTGCGGCACGGTGGAACTCAACGCCGGCCAGCTCGGCTATTTCCGCACGCTCTACCCCGCCGCCGAGCAGGCGAAGCTGGCGGCTTCGATGCGGCGGCAGGAACCCATCGACCAGCTCGGGATGATTGCCGATGCGCAGGCGCTGGGGGTCGGCGGTTACCAGGGCTACGCCCCCGCGCTCGACCTGCTGGCCGCCATGCCGGTCGATGCCAATCCGGTCGTTCTCCAGACCACGGCGGGCGACTGGGGCGGCTATCACGGCTTGCTCAAGAGTGGCGGGCAGGACGAAGCGGCTGCCAAGCTGGCGGGCCTGATCCGCACCCGTTTCCGCCCGGTGCTCGATTCGCTCGGTTACGAACCGTCGCCCGATGAAACGATCCCGGAATCGAACCTGCGCTCCACCCTGCTCGGGATCATGGCCGCGGCCGGCGACGAAAGCGTGCAGGCGGAAGCCAGCCGGCGCTTCGCCCTGCTCGCATCGGACCCCGCCGCGCTCGACGGCCCGCTCAAGTCGCGCTGGCTGGGCATCGTCGCCAGCAAGGCAACGCCGGAGCAGTGGGAACTGCTGCTCAAGCTGGCGAGCGAAAGCACCAACACCGCCGAGCAGCGCACCTACTACAACCTGCTCGGCGCGGCGGAGGACGAGGCGCTGGCGCGGCGCACGCTGCAACTGGCGCTCAGCGGTGAAGTGCCGCTGACGGTGGCTGCGCAGCTCGCCGGATCGGTGGCGCAGAGCAACGGCGACCTCGCCGCAAACTTCGTGCTCGACAACCGGGCGACGATCGACGCGCTGGTCGACAACAGCGGGCGCTCCGGCTTCTACGCCCGCCTGTTCTACGGCGCGCGCGATCCGGCCACCATCGCCCGGATCG
This sequence is a window from Alteriqipengyuania flavescens. Protein-coding genes within it:
- a CDS encoding S9 family peptidase, whose amino-acid sequence is MDEQTTAPTAPPVAEQRAHSFTRHGVTIEDPYDWLYDKSYPEIDDAEVLEYVKAENAWFEARMAPREALVEELFEEMRARIKEDDSSVPQKDGDWLYWSTFEEGAEYRKHWRRPVGAADDGSADVLILDENALAEGKEYFRLGSTSVSEDGNFLAYSFDDNGSERFTARIKDLRTGELLDDVIPETLSGLTWVANDTALVYGKANANWRVDNARLHRIGTPVEQDVELYREEDEGFRVGAGLSSNREWLVIGTGDNETSEVRFVSAADPTGEQVLVRPRQKGTEYSVDMKGDTLYIHTNDTHVNFRLASASIDAPGEWTEVLAGSDEFYLTDVDLFEGFMVTEGRLGGLDQVQIRRYENPGEALPIAFPEASYTAGLSNNPEWDQDVLRLSYQSMVTPGTVFDYHLTDGRLETLKVQEIPSGYDRELYVTERLEIEARDGTMVPVSLVYRKDRPEGPGPLHLYAYGAYGYAVPPGFSTSRLSLVDRGFVYAIAHIRGGDDLGRNWYLQGKLMERVNTFTDFVDVARGLADRGYTEAGKISISGGSAGGELMGVVANTDPDLWGAVVAHVPFVDVLNTMLNEELPLTPGEWPEWGNPITDKAAFDYIRSYSPYDNVTAQDYAPMLVTAGLNDPRVTYWEPAKWVARLRATKTDGNELLLKTNMGAGHGGKSGRFQSLYETAEEFAFILWQLGLED
- a CDS encoding aminopeptidase P family protein, with the translated sequence MLMKTPDEQTLAARLKALREELAKRGLDGFIVPISDEHMSEYVGDYAQRLEWISGFAGSAGSALVMQDRAVMFTDGRYTIQVREQVDPAHWEYESVPQTSIAKWLKENAKDGARIGYDAWLHDRGFAKAVHAVLQAKGGEIVEVDGNPIDAVWDDRPAPSPAKALPYETELAGRSSAEKRAEIAEWLKAEKLDATVISALDSVAWLLNLRGEDVTHTPVTLSYVIAHADGTADFFIAGEKVSPELTQHLGNAVRIRERMDFEGALKDMKGKRVAVDPALSVAAIPQALEEGGAVVVAERDPTIVPKARKNAVEQQGQRDAQIRDGAAIAKYLHYLSVEGPKGELDELKAAAQLLAFRKEYPDLKDISFDTISAAGPHAALPHYRVDENSNLPIEPNSVFLCDSGGQYPDGTTDITRTVWIGPDAPPAEVVDRFTRVLKGHIALARQVFPDGTTGGQLDVLARMHLWQAGLDYAHGTGHGVGAYLAVHEGPQRIAKPAGGQAGTGEPLRSGMICSNEPGFYKAGEYGIRIENLVIIQPSDKSGDFGDFLEFETTTFAPIDRTLVDAEMLTSEERDWWNAYHARTRELLAPQLEGDVLAWLEDACQPI
- a CDS encoding VOC family protein; amino-acid sequence: MIGYVTLGTNDLQGSAPFYDAIAKELGVGRMMDFDTFIAWGGMDGKPGVALTQPFDGNEASVGNGTMVALECSGPEQVRKLHSIALNAGGTDEGAPGPRGDADEGGNFFYAAYFRDRDGNKLNAFCMTKERN
- a CDS encoding cupin domain-containing protein, with protein sequence MAKTHKLRDEFIHLGLGATAVPQSPFAGMEWYEAYGERHGADGAEGRLVSMHRFTEDWDSWEVHPAGSEVVICIEGAMVLTQEWPDGRTGQVTLAAGEYAINEPGVWHTADVAESATAIFITSGLGTEHRPR
- a CDS encoding EF-hand domain-containing protein; amino-acid sequence: MKRLTIAISTAALLAGGAAYAQSADRNADTTRAEAIERTAERFAKMDANDDGVLDAEDREARAGQMFDRLDANGDGMISRTEFETHHAERREQRAERRGERGERQEREWGRRGGRGHRGDMAMMRRADTDGNGAISQAEFQAAALARFDRADADNNGVVTAAEKQSARAAMRETRQQRRGN
- a CDS encoding response regulator, whose protein sequence is MSEDAPVRVLLVDDERTLREPLAEYLTGQGFVVTEADSAAAARSRLLEGRADIALVDIMMPGEDGLSLTRHLVEAQDLPTILLTAKGEATDRIVGLEIGADDYVTKPFEPRELVARIRSVLRRAGRSAEDAYPGETARYEFEGWQLDPLKQRLTDPDGATVPISTTEFRLLTVLLDHPRQVMHRDRLLEMVKGREAHAFDRAVDNQVSRLRRKIEADPKDPKLIQTVWGGGYRLAAEVRRVAGPKD
- a CDS encoding sensor histidine kinase, with product MRLWPRSLLGQMLLAVALALLVAQSISVVLQYRAAQERAADLVATTVAVRLAERVGSERIGDERPQRFERRRGRGSDRGLRRFAIIETAAPELPDAPRLPRLENAVRDSLDGQAIAVTELRAQIVETTADPLARRFLQDRPRLAARRPLPGRLAVISILPQGSAMWLQARVPVPERPDGALGAILLQTLLLYLVLIGILWLVLRRIVGPLRGLTARVEDFARSQSAAAPLEPAGPDESRRLIAAHNALESRIVALLDEKDVMLGAIGHDLKTPLAALRVRIESVENEAARAKMVASIEDIARSLDDILTLARVGRPTDAAERIELSALAAALVEEYEDMGEPVTLGETARMAAPAHATWLRRALRNLVGNGLRYAENVRLSLVREGNEAVFTVSDDGPGIPDKDMVAMLEPFRRGEMSRNRDTGGAGLGLTLARAIAQQHGGTLTLANRAATDEMPSGLDARLRIPL
- a CDS encoding M1 family metallopeptidase, whose product is MRISLIALSSALALSACATVPAQTASPAMPEAAGPQPLSASIPSDLPRGAAPSHYRIHIVPDIANLTFAGRGSIELEVFEPIDALVLHANDLEITEARLYNHAGGTRSDFSQAFDAEKQTVSFSDGTIIQPGRYRFDTVYTGTINQQANGLFALDYPDKRTGEPTRSLFTQFEAPDARRFAPMFDEPSYKATFDLSADVPANMMAVGNMPVKSEEPMGALKRVTFDTSPKMSSYLLFFALGDFERITDTAADGTVTGIVSPAGSGEQARYALESLTPLNGWFNDYFGVDYPLPKLDNVAAPGSSQFFGAMENWGSILTFESILLFDPANSTASTRQSIYAVQAHEVAHQWFGNIVTMAWWDDLWLNEGFASWMETKTTARFNPDWYPLLGRVGARESAMRLDAFPTTHPVIQEIRTVEQTNQAFDQITYSKGEAVISMFEAFAGEDVWRDGIRRYMARHQYGNTVSEDLWRAVEEAGATGLVDVARDFTTKAGIPLVTLNSATCSGGKTTLAVSQGEYRRGDWSGVTEAAPDWRIPLLISIDGAAPQRRVFGEQSATYTLDGCGTVELNAGQLGYFRTLYPAAEQAKLAASMRRQEPIDQLGMIADAQALGVGGYQGYAPALDLLAAMPVDANPVVLQTTAGDWGGYHGLLKSGGQDEAAAKLAGLIRTRFRPVLDSLGYEPSPDETIPESNLRSTLLGIMAAAGDESVQAEASRRFALLASDPAALDGPLKSRWLGIVASKATPEQWELLLKLASESTNTAEQRTYYNLLGAAEDEALARRTLQLALSGEVPLTVAAQLAGSVAQSNGDLAANFVLDNRATIDALVDNSGRSGFYARLFYGARDPATIARIEAYRDSLSSDAQRPVNQALDAIAERQAGQPRAIAEVAAWVMAQ